In Aspergillus flavus chromosome 3, complete sequence, one genomic interval encodes:
- a CDS encoding putative O-methyltransferase: MTTLLSDLTSTLNSALANLPAPENIKDEERVQLLGAIGQLQSALETPVQIIQKHCFAHYGIAGIRVAQGMGIFDAFVTSSGTEMTLAELSSKTKGDVELLKRIMRFLCSHNICKETNTETYQPSQIAMLYGNGSVPGDMIKHFHTNMQITSKLFDYFEEKGYKNPSDAYDAPFQLAYQTNEHYFEWLSKRPATQSVFNSVMTESKRHYGVEWFEIFPVLDKLQVPPERVAFVDVGGGVGHDVIALKTRFPQLPGKYIVQDLPQVIDDIKEPLGEGISAVKINMFEGQPIQGAKAYHLRTVLHDWPDKPALEALRHIRKAMASDSILLINEHVMPEGANVPALSATLDIHMMEVFSSLERTEKQWVDLLEKAEFKVTQVWRSDADFRTAVFEATLA; the protein is encoded by the exons ATGACAACCCTACTGTCCGACCTCACTTCCACTCTTAACTCCGCGCTGGCAAACCTCCCAGCCCCAGAGAACATTAAAGATGAGGAGCGTGTGCAGCTTCTCGGGGCAATCGGTCAACTTCAGTCCGCACTGGAGACACCAGTCCAGATCATCCAAAAGCATTGTTTCGCG CACTATGGAATTGCCGGAATCAGGGTTGCCCAGGGCATGGGAATCTTTGATGCTTTCGTTACATCCAGCGGGACCGAAATGACCCTGGCAGAACTCTCGTCAAAAACGAAAGGGGACGTGGAGCTTCTGA AACGCATAATGCGATTCCTTTGCTCCCACAACATCTGCAAGGAGACCAACACCGAAACATATCAGCCTTCACAGATCGCCATGCTGTACGGAAATGGTTCAGTGCCTGGTGATATGATCAAGCATTT TCATACAAACATGCAAATCACCTCAAAGCTCTTTGACTACTTCGAAGAGAAGGGGTACAAGAATCCTTCAGATGCCTACGATGCACCCTTCCAGCTGGCCTATCAAACGAACGAGCATTACTTCGAATGGCTGAGCAAGAGACCCGCGACACAAAGCGTGTTCAACTCAGTAATGACTGAAAGCAAACGACACTACGGTGTTGAGTGGTTTGAGATTTTCCCAGTTCTGGACAAGTTACAGGTACCTCCGGAGCGAGTCGCTTTTGTCGacgttggtggtggtgtcgGGCATGATGTTATAGCACTCAAGACACGGTTCCCACAACTGCCGGGCAAATACATTGTCCAAGATCTCCCACAAGTCATTGACGACATCAAAGAGCCGCTCGGCGAAGGAATCAGTGCTGTCAAGATCAATATGTTCGAGGGACAGCCTATTCAAGGTGCTAAGGCTTACCACTTGCGGACGGTTTTGCATGACTGGCCCGACAAGCCGGCGCTTGAAGCTCTGCGTCACATTCGGAAAGCGATGGCCAGTGACTCAATCCTTCTCATTAATGAGCATGTAATGCCCGAGGGTGCCAATGTTCCTGCGCTATCTGCAACACTCGATATCCATATGATGGAGGTCTTTTCCTCCCTTGAGCGAACAGAGAAGCAATGGGTTGATCTGCTCGAGAAGGCGGAGTTCAAGGTTACCCAAGTTTGGAGGTCTGATGCAGACTTTCGTACTGCGGTATTTGAGGCTACTTTGGCATAA
- a CDS encoding DUF636 domain protein: MTLAGSCMCGAIAYTSDSEPLVKALCHCVDCQKWTGGPFTSNVIVPRDSFKVTKGEPSFYDVTGASGKNNRHFFCGKCGSSLFTELELMADKTVIKAGTLDGGEANLRNKVDVEFYTKDRVSYLCAVQGAKQETLLG, translated from the exons ATGACCCTAGCAGGAAGCTGCATGTGCGGTGCAATTGCATACACCTCtgact CCGAGCCTCTGGTGAAGGCTTTGTGCCACTGTGTTGATTGCCAGAAG TGGACCGGTGGCCCATTCACGTCCAACGTCATCGTTCCCCGGGATTCTTTCAAAGTGACAAAAG GAGAACCCTCGTTCTATGATGTCACCGGGGCCTCGGGCAAAAACAACCGCCATTTCTTCTGTGGCAAGTGCGGGTCTAGTCTGTTCACAGAATTAGAGCTCATGGCCGACAAGACCGTCATCAAAGCCGGGACTCTGGATGGTGGCGAAGCGAACTTGCGCAACAAGGTCGATGTTGAATTCTATACCAAAGACCGAGTGTCGTATCTTTGTGCTGTGCAGGGCGCTAAGCAGGAGACACTTCTGGGTTGA
- a CDS encoding putative methyltransferase codes for MSNAPNTVGNERFNAEAANWDNNPSVQEATRLAYETLRPLIENLSEKQATTGTGLDVLEVGCGTGLLSVRVAPLVREIVAVDTADGMIEMLKAKTTLPGSPRNIVPICKLLEDPEDPVLPPSDEKHPSTGRRKFDLALSHLVLHHIPDPRPFLQMLLGCLKPGGRIALTDFEDFGPEAIKFHPKSKLEGVERHGIPRQWIEDLLKEVGFEQVKVWVGWKLDKDVEGWEDDNESHDGGKKTMQFPFLVCEGVRP; via the coding sequence ATGTCCAATGCGCCAAATACCGTGGGCAATGAACGATTCAATGCCGAAGCAGCAAATTGGGACAATAACCCCTCCGTCCAAGAGGCGACTCGCCTCGCATACGAGACACTCCGACCCCTCATTGAGAACCTGTCGGAGAAACAAGCCACGACCGGGACTGGCTTGGATGTTCTCGAGGTGGGCTGTGGAACAGGCTTGTTGAGTGTGCGGGTAGCACCACTGGTCCGCGAGATCGTCGCCGTTGACACGGCAGACGGTATGATTGAGATGCTGAAGGCGAAGACGACCCTGCCCGGCTCTCCACGAAATATTGTGCCTATTTGCAAGTTATTAGAGGACCCTGAGGATcctgttcttcctcccagTGATGAGAAGCATCCTTCAACAGGTCGGAGAAAGTTCGATCTGGCCTTGTCGCATCTGGTGCTACATCATATTCCTGATCCGCGGCCTTTTCTCCAGATGCTCCTGGGCTGCCTCAAGCCTGGGGGCAGAATAGCTCTGACGGATTTCGAGGACTTTGGTCCCGAGGCGATCAAGTTTCATCCGAAGTCGAAGTTGGAAGGCGTGGAACGGCACGGCATCCCGCGTCAGTGGATCGAAGACCTACTGAAGGAGGTTGGCTTCGAGCAAGTTAAGGTATGGGTCGGATGGAAGCTGGATAAAGATGTCGAGGGATGGGAGGATGATAATGAAAGCCATGATGGTGGCAAGAAGACGATGCAATTTCCCTTTCTCGTGTGCGAAGGAGTGCGTCCATGA
- a CDS encoding putative cytosine deaminase (cytosine deaminase), translated as MVSESDINYLRRCVDLAREALEAGDSPFGSVLVDAAGKVIYEDRNRTVTEADVTWHPEFTIVKWAQKNLTPTERAAATVYTSGEHCPMCAAAHANAGLGRIVYASSTTQYVQWRTEMGIKPGPVAPLSINQVAPDLLVDGPAPGLDEEVRGLHQEKQARSVS; from the coding sequence ATGGTCTCCGAATCAGACATCAACTATTTACGCCGTTGCGTAGACCTAGCCCGTGAAGCTCTCGAAGCGGGCGATTCCCCATTCGGGTCAGTTTTAGTGGACGCCGCCGGGAAAGTTATCTACGAGGATCGCAACCGCACCGTGACCGAAGCAGACGTCACCTGGCACCCAGAGTTCACAATCGTCAAGTGGGCGCAGAAGAACCTGACTCCGACGGAGCGCGCCGCTGCCACAGTCTACACTTCGGGTGAGCACTGCCCAATGTGCGCGGCTGCTCATGCAAACGCGGGCTTGGGGCGAATCGTATACGCGAGCTCTACTACTCAGTATGTGCAGTGGAGGACGGAGATGGGCATCAAGCCTGGTCCCGTTGCCCCGTTGTCGATCAATCAGGTGGCACCGGATCTACTTGTTGATGGCCCGGCTCCGGgtctggatgaggaggttcGGGGGTTGCATCAGGAGAAGCAGGCGAGAAGTGTATCGTAA
- a CDS encoding uncharacterized protein (uncharacterized alpha/beta hydrolase domain-domain containing protein) — translation MSKEIDPCGCNDTEPTRELVLCFDGTGNTFRADGSETNILKIFRMLDRTKDNRYCYYQLSHTTAGIGTDVTAGSFASLAYQPFTNLPTKRIVDQALATSFNEHVISGYRFLARRWVPGSRIYLFGFSRGAYTARFLNEMLDYAGLISADNEETIPFVWEAFIRYKFADAGKERDDAEASLRLSRETMCRSPGLVHFLGLFDTVNSVAEFNRDVSKDNDIQPSPKIMRHAVSIDEKRIKFQPVLFDPPPIGGMKARTHHVSTWAANGEAIISGLPHPVVKGDFEEVYFAGDHSDVGGGWPSLKTKASQIPLMWMVQEAIMADLTFDPIQLKKHGCFDPRIEDYDPDIVQAAEQAEIHDSLGYDFGRGLEVLFWRMMEYMPFKRPKVSPDGEVHETRWHGRGLRRPLPPAAKIHSSVLHRLRYDPEYKPYNLGMGNKGTAKEQDDEQREIGQWRRIAHGKLCEYWVKLPRNRK, via the exons ATGTCTAAAGAAATTGATCCATGCGGGTGCAACGACACTGAACCTACTCGTGAGTTGGTTCTTTGTTTCGATGGCACCGGAAATACCTTTCGTGCAGATGGGAGCGAAACCAATATCCTCAAGATCTTCCGTATGCTTGATCGAACCAAGGATAACAGAT ACTGTTACTATCAGC TCTCACACACAACAGCTGGCATAGGAACCGATGTTACCGCCGGATCGTTTGCAAGTCTAGCATACCAGCCCTTCACCAATCTTCCGACCAAAAGAATTGTCGACCAAGCATTGGCAACATCATTCAACGAGCACGTTATCTCAGGCTATCGCTTCCTCGCCCGCCGATGGGTCCCCGGGTCCAGAATCTATCTATTTGGCTTTTCTCGAGGAGCATATACAGCCCGCTTTCTGAACGAGATGTTGGACTATGCTGGACTTATCTCCGCCGACAACGAAGAAACCATTCCTTTTGTTTGGGAGGCGTTCATCAGATACAAGTTTGCGGATGCCGGCAAGGAAAGGGATGACGCAGAAGCGTCGCTGCGACTCAGTCGAGAAACCATGTGTCGGTCGCCCGGACTGGTCCATTTTCTCGGACTTTTCGATACTGTCAATAGTGTCGCAGAGTTCAACCGCGATGTCAGCAAGGACAACGATATTCAGCCGAGCCCGAAGATCATGCGACATGCGGTTAGTATCGatgaaaaaagaatcaaattCCAGCCCGTGCTATTCGATCCGCCGCCCATCGGCGGCATGAAGGCCAGGACACATCATGTCAGTACCTGGGCTGCAAATGGGGAAGCTATTATCTCCGGCCTTCCTCACCCCGTGGTCAAGGGGGACTTTGAGGAGGTGTACTTTGCGGGAGACCACAGTGATGTTGGGGGTGGGTGGCCGTCCCTCAAGACAAAGGCTAGCCAGATACCCCTTATGTGGATGGTGCAGGAGGCTATCATGGCCGATCTCACCTTTGACCCGATCCAGCTCAAGAAGCATGGGTGCTTCGACCCAAGAATAGAGGACTACGATCCCGACATTGTTCAAGCTGCCGAACAAGCCGAGATCCATGACTCGCTGGGCTACGATTTCGGGAGGGGGCTCGAGGTTCTCTTCTGGCGGATGATGGAATACATGCCCTTCAAGCGTCCAAAGGTCTCGCCCGACGGGGAAGTCCATGAAACCAGATGGCACGGCCGTGGCTTGCGAAGGCCACTTCCGCCGGCAGCCAAAATCCATTCCAGTGTGCTTCATCGATTACGTTATGATCCTGAATACAAACCCTACAATCTCGGAATGGGGAACAAAGGCACAGCGAAAGAGCAGGACGACGAGCAGCGTGAGATTGGGCAGTGGAGACGAATCGCGCACGGTAAGCTCTGTGAATACTGGGTGAAACTGCCTAGGAATCGGAAGTGA
- the atmG gene encoding putative geranylgeranyl pyrophosphate synthetase AtmG, producing MTVTSGLQMGSLPTPPLEYVGYNLAEPKSSEQIICGPLDYLLSSGGKNIRHKLMLAFNEWLQIPPEKAEIISEIVNLLHTASLLIDDIQDSSKLRRGKPVAHSIFGVAQTINSANYAYFLAQQKLSSLHSTRANDVFVEELLNLHRGQGMDLHWRDTLTCPTEEQYIGMVLDKTGGLFRLAVKLMQLESNQTCDCIPLTNTLGTIFQIRDDILNLSGGEYTKNKGFCEDITEGKFSFPIIHSINSDPRNMQLMNILRQRSEDNSLKAYAVDYITSTRSFTYSYQKLNSLIAEAKSMVEELDAQMGPSRGMCAFLEMLNLN from the exons ATGACAGTCACCTCAGGTCTCCAGATGGGGTCCTTGCCAACTCCTCCCTTGGAATATGTCGGTTACAATCTGGCCGAACCGAAGAGCAGTGAGCAG ATTATCTGTGGGCCTCTGGACTACCTCCTGTCGTCTGGAGGAAAGAACATTCGACACAAGCTCATGCTAGCATTCAACGAATGGCTTCAGATTCCCCCGGAGAAGGCCGAAATTATAAGCGAGATTGTCAATCTATTGCACACGGCATCTCTGCT GATTGACGATATTCAAGACTCCTCCAAGCTTCGGCGGGGGAAGCCAGTCGCCCATAGCATCTTTGGTGTAGCTCAGACCATCAACTCCGCCAACTACGCATACTTCCTCGCACAGCAGAAATTGTCCTCTCTGCATAGCACACGCGCAAATGATGTCTTTGTCGAGGAGCTCTTAAATCTTCATAGGGGCCAGGGGATGGATCTGCACTGGCGAGACACTCTGACGTGCCCTACGGAAGAACAATACATTGGCATGGTTCTGGACAAGACGGGGGGGTTATTCCGACTCGCAGTCAAACTCATGCAGCTGGAAAGCAATCAGACATG CGACTGTATACCTCTGACGAACACCCTTGGCACGATCTTTCAGATTCGGGACGACATTCTCAACCTCAGTGGCGGGGAGTACACTAAAAATAAAGGCTTCTGTGAGGATATCACGGAGGGGAAGTTTTCCTTCCCCATTATTCACAGCATCAACAGTGATCCTAGGAACATGCAGCTTATGAACATCCTGAGACAGAGAAGTGAAGATAACTCGCTGAAAGCCTATGCGGTTGACTACATCACCTCGACCCGAAGCTTTACCTACAGCTATCAGAAGCTAAACTCACTAATTGCGGAAGCCAAGTCAATGGTGGAAGAATTGGATGCACAAATGGGCCCCTCGAGAGGCATGTGTGCGTTTTTAGAAATGTTGAATCTCAATTAA
- a CDS encoding U4/U6 small nuclear ribonucleoprotein PRP4 translates to MCSSQWTSEPRVFPSAGFSLLDPSLQIEEETLPTYQPEKYYPTQIGEVLDNRYQVLAKLGYGVISTVWFGRDLSKYVALKIFVKDRERNHELEIYHRINSVDSDQPGRRFNRKLLNHFAIAGPHGQHICIVHEPLGISASELMKWIPGRAMSLKDLKPCIRQLLVVLDFLPSIAHVIHTDIQLKNLLLPTPMPKALSDFEEREVKAQSARKVLQGRTIYTSARFPPGDGLPLLSDFGEAQLGDQPHSEDIMPNPYRAPEVILKSNWGYKVDIWNVAMVAWDIVSTFTLIDGKNPDGVFDDRCHLAELVALLGPPPPEFRKWKGLAPILDKTLEDLAINIKGEDKEGFLRWLRRALQWNPDDRPTALELLYDEWMMKGLKLGNKIES, encoded by the exons ATGTGTTCGTCCCAGTGGACATCCGAACCAAGGGTATTTCCGTCTGCTGGCTTCAGTTTACTTGATCCATCCCTGCAGATCGAAGAGGAGACGTTACCAACATATCAGCCCGAGAAGTACTATCCGACCCAGATAGGAGAAGTGCTCGACAATAGATATCAAGTACTTGCCAAGCTGGGGTATGGTGTTATATCAACTGTTTGGTTCGGTCGAGACTTG TCCAAATACGTTGCTTTGAAAATCTTCGTGAAGGACAGGGAAAGAAACCATGAATTGGAGATTTATCATCGGATTAACTCGGTGGATTCTGATCAACCAGGAAGGAGGTTCAATCGCAAACTGCTCAACCATTTCGCTATCGCAGGCCCTCACGGCCAGCATATCTGCATTGTCCATGAGCCCCTAGGGATCAGTGCAAGCGAGCTGATGAAATGGATCCCTGGGCGAGCAATGTCACTCAAGGATCTCAAGCCTTGTATACGCCAGTTACTTGTTGTATTGGACTTCTTGCCTTCTATAGCTCATGTAATTCACACAG ATATTCAACTGAAAAATTTACTCCTTCCTACACCGATGCCAAAGGCGCTCTCTGACTTCGAAGAACGCGAAGTAAAGGCACAATCAGCAAGGAAGGTTCTTCAAGGCCGTACAATCTACACGTCGGCGCGCTTCCCCCCTGGAGACGGGTTACCACTTCTGAGTGACTTTGGCGAAGCTCAATTGGGCGACCAGCCGCATAGTGAAGATATCATGCCAAACCCTTACCGAGCACCTGAAGTTATTCTAAAATCGAACTGGGGCTACAAGGTAGATATCTGGAATGTTGCCATGGTT GCATGGGATATCGTTAGTACCTTTACTCTTATTGATGGAAAGAACCCAGACGGCGTATTTGATGATCGCTGCCATCTTGCAGAATTGGTTGCTCTTTTAGGTCCTCCACCACCGGAGTTCC GTAAATGGAAGGGATTAGCTCCGATACTTGACAAGACCCTTGAAGATTTGgccatcaatatcaaaggtGAAGACAAGGAAGGCTTTTTGCGGTGGCTTCGACGGGCCTTGCAATGGAATCCCGATGACCGACCGACCGCTCTGGAACTCCTCTATGATGAATGGATGATGAAGGGATTGAAACTGGGGAATAAGATTGAAAGTTGA
- a CDS encoding major facilitator superfamily domain-containing protein gives MTESIKESISHLETVADERGVTGSQDMKEPNVDPNHPQNWSTGAKLCTYLTVCFYTFLGNVNGSNFTVATKAVIKEFHVSQTQAGELVCFNVFLLGLGNVFWVPLMRVFGKRPVYLLSMLSLAMMNVWSSRASSYGELLASRTLSGFAAAAADATVPAVVSDMIPPQDRGHYLMFFHLALTAGLFIGPLINAYLVQEEDWRWMCYFLAIATAATFVTAIFTVRETTYVQRNAFAPKRKLWQWMSLTVGYNPDASFIRTVSDIVCNIAYPQLLWAAFAIGISVGWNIVVQLTASRTFTAAPYNWPAGSLGLLSLSGFIGSVLAFWLGGRLIDIISTRYTNRQGGPRLPEYRLPAIIIPGVIGPSGILIFGLCIAYQTHWIGAAFGYAMQAFGVAAISNVAVTYSLDCYRPITGEALVIIFTVRNTIGMLLSLYAADWIERQGPAPVFGEMMAIQVASILLAIPLFIWGKRLRAVTSRYGPMKRFQDQVET, from the exons ATGACGGAGTCAATCAAGGAGTCCATCAGCCATCTCGAGACCGTTGCAGATGAACGGGGTGTTACAGGGTCTCAGGACATGAAAGAGCCGAATGTTGATCCGAATCATCCACAG AACTGGTCCACAGGAGCGAAATTATGCACATATCTTACCGTCTGCTTCTACACCTTCCTCGGAAATGTAAACGGGAGTAACTTCACGGTCGCGACAAAGGCTGTTATAAAGGAATTCCACGTTTCTCAGACCCAGGCGGGCGAGCTAGTCTGCTTTAACGTCTTCCTTCTAGGCTTGGGAAATGTCTTCTGGGTACCACTGATGCGCGTCTTCGGCAAGCGACCGGTCTATTTATTGTCTATGCTATCTCTTGCTATGATGAATGTCTGGTCGTCGCGCGCGTCGAGCTACGGAGAACTGCTGGCTTCGCGGACCTTATCGGGCTttgctgctgccgccgcaGACGCGACGGTGCCAGCGGTGGTGTCGGACATGATCCCACCGCAGGATCGGGGTCATTATCTGATGTTCTTCCATTTGGCCCTGACCGCAGGGCTGTTTATCGGTCCTTTAATCAACGCATATCTCGTCCAGGAAGAGGACTGGCGATGGATGTGCTATTTTCTCGCCATCGCTACGGCAGCGACATTCGTTACTGCCATCTTTACTGTTCGCGAGACCACGTATGTTCAAAGAAACGCATTCGCTCCTAAGCGCAAGCTATGGCAGTGGATGTCGCTGACGGTGGGATACAACCCCGATGCGTCATTCATTCGAACAGTGTCAGATATTGTGTGCAATATAGCATACCCACAGCTGCTCTGGGCTGCATTTGCCATTGGTATCTCGGTCGGATG GAACATTGTCGTCCAATTAACTGCCTCGCGTACCTTCACCGCAGCCCCCTACAACTGGCCCGCAGGAAGCTTAgggcttctctccctctccggTTTCATCGGTTCCGTCCTAGCCTTCTGGCTGGGTGGGCGATTGATCGACATCATCTCCACCCGCTATACAAACCGACAGGGAGGGCCACGTCTCCCGGAGTATCGACTCCCCGCCATCATAATCCCGGGAGTCATTGGTCCAAGCGGAATTTTGATCTTCGGTCTTTGCATCGCGTATCAAACCCACTGGATCGGAGCGGCCTTCGGTTATGCCATGCAGGCATTTGGCGTCGCCGCCATTTCCAACGTGGCGGTGACTTACTCCCTGGATTGTTACAGGCCG ATCACCGGCGAAGCTCTGGTCATTATCTTTACTGTGCGCAACACCATCGGTATGCTGCTGTCCCTTTATGCGGCCGATTGGATCGAGCGTCAGGGTCCTGCGCCTGTCTTTGGGGAGATGATGGCGATTCAGGTCGCTAGTATCTTACTTGCTATTCCTCTGTTTATCTGGGGTAAACGGTTACGGGCTGTGACGTCTCGGTATGGCCCGATGAAACGATTCCAGGATCAGGTTGAGACGTGA
- a CDS encoding putative 6-hydroxy-D-nicotine oxidase, whose translation MRVSSVILPLAGTLLVEASSSSPGCSALKGSVNSSIFYPNTDVYEYEAQNFWSNTEIMSPGCVFRPQSSAQLGEGVKALVDAQAKFAVRGGGHMGIRGSNNIDNGVLIVMSNLTTLELSDDKSIVSVGPSHRWEDVYAYLADYDLSAPGGRLGPVGVPGLLLAGGVNFYGNQVGWSCNSVVNYEVVLADGSVVQANKTSYSDLFWALKGGSSNFGLVTRFDLETVKSTKVWAGSYTVSSEYVDQFLEAAATYAANISDPKTHIVPALVPGDSLLASVILFYDSEDTSYPDIFKPFTDIPAVASTLDFKTVSEFAAETGAMVVPHINDVFVAGTVVGTTYAELLQGISIINTTFFEQLPKLYDQIPADNISTIQLDWQPIGADWMKASEDRGGNALGLDSSKIYLCYAEVVEWIGSSYDDIVAQWVEETTYAINNATQKAGLYDAFNYIGDAAGFQSIFPGYGEENVSKLQTIAKKYDPNQVFQTLMPGGFKIY comes from the exons ATGCGCGTCAGTTCTGTTATTCTGCCCCTGGCGGGCACTCTCTTGGTTGAGGCCTCCTCGAGTTCCCCCGGTTGCAGCGCTCTCAAGGGATCGGTCAACAGCTCCATCTTCTACCCTAACACCGATGTGTACGAGTATGAAGCGCAGAATTTCTGGTCCAACACGGAAATCATGAGCCCCGGATGTGTTTTCCGCCCGCAGTCAAGCGCTCAATTGGGCGAGGGAGTCAAGGCTTTGGTCGATGCCCAGGCCAAGTTCGCTGTGCGCGGTGGCGGTCATATGGGTATTCGG GGATCGAACAATATCGACAACGGTGTGCTCATTGTGATGTCCAACCTGACCACTCTGGAGTTGTCAGACGATAAGTCGATCGTGTCGGTCGGTCCATCCCACAG ATGGGAGGATGTCTACGCTTACCTCGCCGATTATGACCTCTCCGCGCCAGGTGGCCGTCTGGGCCCCGTCGGTGTCCCCGGATTGCTTTTGGCCGGAGGCGTCAACTTCTATGGTAACCAGGTTGGCTGGTCCTGCAACTCCGTCGTCAACTACGAGGTCGTCCTGGCCGACGGTTCCGTCGTACAAGCCAACAAGACGAGCTACTCCGATCTGTTCTGGGCCCTGAAGGGAGGCAGCAGCAACTTCGGTCTTGTCACTCGCTTTGATTTGGAGACTGTCAAGTCGACCAAGGTCTGGGCTGGTAGCTACACTGTGTCCTCGGAATATGTAGACCAATTCCTTGAG GCTGCGGCTACCTATGCTGCCAACATCTCGGACCCCAAGACTCACATTGTGCCTGCTCTGGTTCCGGGTGACAGTCTCCTGGCTTCGGTCATCCTGTTCTATGACAGTGAGGACACCAGCTATCCCGATATCTTCAAGCCCTTCACCGATATCCCCGCCGTGGCCAGCACTCTGGACTTCAAGACCGTCTCGGAGTTTGCTGCCGAGACTGGAGCCATGGTCGTGCCTCACATCAA CGATGTGTTTGTCGCCGGCACTGTCGTCGGTACCACCTACGCCGAGCTGCTTCAAggcatcagcatcatcaacaccacTTTCTTCGAGCAGCTGCCCAAGCTTTACGACCAGATTCCCGCCGATAACATCTCCACCATCCAGCTGGACTGGCAGCCCATCGGTGCCGACTGGATGAAGGCCTCCGAGGACAGAGGTGGTAACGCCCTCGGACTGGACTCATCCAAGATCTACCTCTGCTATGCCGAGGTCGTCGAGTGGATCGGCTCCAGCTACGACGACATCGTCGCTCAGTGGGTCGAGGAGACCACCTATGCCATCAACAATGCCACCCAGAAGGCCGGCTTGTATGACGCGTTCAACTACATTGGTGATGCTGCCGGATTCCAGTCCATCTTCCCCGGATACGGCGAGGAGAACGTCTCCAAGTTGCAGACTATTGCCAAGAAATACGACCCCAACCAGGTCTTCCAGACTTTGATGCCGGGTGGCTTCAAGATCTACTAA
- a CDS encoding putative cutinase, whose translation MKAIAALALVGGAIAAPTKTVESRQLPGMGSLPGLGSSGSSTGSGLGSLASMLPGLGGSSSGGSLPGLGSSTGSGLGSLASLIPGLGGSSSGSSLPGLGGSSLIPGLGGSSSSGSGIPGLGSSTGNIPDLSSLLGGSSSGGLPGLTKRASITENGVTQNAGCQELTFIFARGTSEMGNMGSVVGPPVAKQLASLTGNKVTVQGVDYPADAAGNANMGASGGPKMAELIQQAKKQCPNTKVVVGGYSQGAMVVHNAASKVGADAISGAVLFGDPFKTQGVGQLASNKVKEFCASGDPVCLNGMNFMAHLSYGSNAQEAAQFLVQAAGL comes from the exons ATGAAGGCTATCGCAGCCCTCGCTCTCGTTGGCGGTGCCATTGCTGCCCCGACCAAGACGGTCGAAAGCCGTCAGCTCCCAGGAATGGGTTCCCTCCCCGGCCTCGGTAGCTCCGGCTCTTCCACAGGAAGCGGCCTGGGTAGCCTCGCTTCTATGCTCCCTGGCCTCGGCGGCTCTTCCTCTGGCGGCAGCCTCCCCGGCCTGGGTTCTTCCACCGGAAGCGGACTTGGAAGTCTCGCTTCCCTGATCCCTGGCCTCGGCGGCTCTTCCTCTGGCAGTAGCCTCCCAGGACTCGGCGGCTCCTCCCTCATCCCCGGGCTCGGCGGCTCCTCTTCATCCGGCAGCGGTATTCCCGGTCTCGGATCTAGCACTGGTAACATCCCCGACCTGAGCAGTTTGCTAggcggatcttcttctggcgGCTTGCCCGGATTGACTAAACGAGCTTCGATTACAGAGAACGGAGTGACCCAGAACGCAGGCTGTCAGGAACTGACGTTCATTTTCGCCCGCGGAACAAGTGAAATGGGCAACATGGGATCGGTCGTTGGACCGCCCGTGGCTAAGCAGTTGGCCTCCTTGACTGGAAATAAAGTGACTGTGCAAGGTGTTGATTACCCTGCTGATGCTGCT GGCAACGCAAACATGGGCGCATCAGGCGGACCCAAGATGGCCGAACTCATCcaacaagccaagaagcagtGTCCGAACACCAAGGTCGTGGTTGGTGGATACTCCCAGGGTGCCATGGTCGTGCACAACGCCGCCAGCAAGGTCGGTGCCGATGCCATTTCCGGAGCTGTGCTGTTCGGCGACCCGTTCAAGACGCAGGGTGTTGGGCAGCTCGCTTCTAATAAGGTCAAGGAATTCTGCGCTTCTGGTGATCCCGTCTGCCTGAACGGTATGAACTTCATGGCTCATCTTTCCTATGGTTCCAATGCCCAGGAAGCGGCCCAGTTCTTGGTCCAGGCGGCTGGGCTTTAG